The DNA window CGTCATGCCATCTTCAAGCTTTAGCCCACGCTCTAATTTTCTCAAATCATCTTTTTCAGGAATTCCTTTTAAACGAGCAACGTAGGTTTTATCAATTTCAAATTTCGGGTGAGTTAGCATATTGGCAAATTCCCCATCGTTTGTCATGATTAATAATCCAGATGTATCATAATCTAATCGACCAACTGGGTAGATCCTTTTTTCAATTCCTTCGAAAAAGTCTGTAACAACTTTTCTGTTTTTATCATCAGATACGGCAGAAATAACGCCACGTGGTTTATATAATAAATGATAGACTTTCTGCTCTTTTTCAAGCTGAACGCCTTCAACTTCGATTTTATCGGAGTTTGATACTTTTACGCCTAACTCTTTTATCGTTTTCCCATTTACTCTTACTTTACCGTCCAAAATCAATTGTTCTGATTTACGTCTTGATGCTACGCCTGCATGTGCAAGTACTTTCTGTAATCTTTCCATAAATAAGTTCACCTCATTAGTATTTTTTCGAAAAGCGTACGCCCCTGAGTCTTCAGATGCTGCAACTAGGTCGATAAAACATGTTTTATCTTACTTAGCCGAGTACTGCAAATATATTACAATAACTTGATATGCCGTTCGTTCCTCTCGGAATTATGTCACATTTTCCTTAAAAGCGGAAGCACTAAGCTCAAAAGAAAAAGAGACTGTCAAGTTCTCAGTCTCCTTGATAATTTTATACTTTCACTTCTTCTTTAAAGGTTTGTTGAAAATTCGTCATAAAAAGGTCGGTATCTTCATCCAAATCACTTGCTGTTTCTTCTGGTAATGGCGGAAGTTCTTCAAGGTTTTTTAAACCAAGATAATTTAAAAACTCTTTTGTTGTAGCATACAAAATGGCACGCCCTGTTCCTTCAACACGACCCGCTTCTTGAACTAAACCTTTTGCAGTTAATGTTTGAAGCGCTTTTTCACTTTTCACTCCACGTAAGTCTTCAACTTCTATTCGTGTAATTGGTTGTTTATAAGCAATTATCGCTAATACTTCTAACGAAGCTTGTGACAAAGATTGAACGGTTGGATTTTCGACTAGTTTTTGAATTGTTTCAGCAACTTCCTGTTTAGTAACTAATTGAAAAACCCCTGCCAATTCTTTTAATGCTATGCCGCTTACTGACGAACGGTATCTTTCATCTAACTCATTGATTCCTACTTGTAATTCTTCGTGGCTTACTTCTGTTAAAAATTGAAGTTGCTTTAAAGTTAGACCATCGTCTCCAGCCACAAAAAGTAAAGCTTCTATTTTACTCGAAAGATTCGTCTTCATATTCCCACTTGTCCTTTCTGAGTTCTACCATCAAATCAGTAAAATTCTTTTGCTGTTCTACTGCTACAACTTGTCTTTTCATCAATTCTAAAATCGATAAAAATGAAACAACAAGTACAGACTTATCATCTGAAGGAAATAATTCACTAAAAGATGTTCTGCCTTTTGACAACTTTAGCTGATCTACTATGGAAGTCATTTGTTGCTTTATTGAAATTTCTTGTCTAGCAATTCGCGCAGATAAAGGCGCTTTTAATTGTTTGCGACGAAGCATTTTTTGAAAAGCTCCTAACATATCATAAGCATTTACTTCTAAGTCTAGCTGATTATCAGGTAATGCTAATTGAATATCCGATAAATCCATAGGTGCTTTCGTATAAATTATGGAACGATTGCTTTCAAGTTCTTTTAAATTTTCTGAAGCATCTTTGAATTTTCGGTACTCTACGAGTCGAGACACTAAATCTTCCCTTGGGTCTTGCTCGTCAAATTCATATTCAACTTCATCCAATTCTCCTTCATGAACTG is part of the Planococcus sp. PAMC 21323 genome and encodes:
- a CDS encoding pseudouridine synthase, with the protein product MERLQKVLAHAGVASRRKSEQLILDGKVRVNGKTIKELGVKVSNSDKIEVEGVQLEKEQKVYHLLYKPRGVISAVSDDKNRKVVTDFFEGIEKRIYPVGRLDYDTSGLLIMTNDGEFANMLTHPKFEIDKTYVARLKGIPEKDDLRKLERGLKLEDGMTAPAKVKLLSGDKKTGKAIVQITIHEGRNRQVRRMFEAIGYPVQKLSREQFAFLTLHGLNAGESRELSAHEVKLLRVLAETGKRV
- the scpB gene encoding SMC-Scp complex subunit ScpB, coding for MKTNLSSKIEALLFVAGDDGLTLKQLQFLTEVSHEELQVGINELDERYRSSVSGIALKELAGVFQLVTKQEVAETIQKLVENPTVQSLSQASLEVLAIIAYKQPITRIEVEDLRGVKSEKALQTLTAKGLVQEAGRVEGTGRAILYATTKEFLNYLGLKNLEELPPLPEETASDLDEDTDLFMTNFQQTFKEEVKV
- a CDS encoding segregation/condensation protein A codes for the protein MSYEVKVEAFEGPLDLLLHLIHRLEIDIYDIPVSQITTQYMEHIRAMQVLELNEASEYLVMAATLLAIKSKTLLPVHEGELDEVEYEFDEQDPREDLVSRLVEYRKFKDASENLKELESNRSIIYTKAPMDLSDIQLALPDNQLDLEVNAYDMLGAFQKMLRRKQLKAPLSARIARQEISIKQQMTSIVDQLKLSKGRTSFSELFPSDDKSVLVVSFLSILELMKRQVVAVEQQKNFTDLMVELRKDKWEYEDESFE